A DNA window from Purpureocillium takamizusanense chromosome 9, complete sequence contains the following coding sequences:
- a CDS encoding uncharacterized protein (TransMembrane:1 (o48-67i)), giving the protein MALLRQPALRLARAGSQSARAMMARPCSSEPPRSQATPASPGEIKSPSMVVLVGALGVGIGVCFFFLTSRPDKAAEVASKNLDSTSGPKLSK; this is encoded by the exons ATGGCCCTACTGCGACAACCCGCATTGCGCCTGGCAAGGGCAGGCTCGCAATCTGCTcgggccatgatggccagaCCCTGTAGCAGCGAGCCCCCGCGATCTCAAGCAACCCCCGCGTCTCCCGGAGAGATCAAGAGCCC AAGCATGGTGGTGCTCGTGGGTGCGTTGGGTGTCGGTATCGGGGTatgcttcttcttcctcacgAGTCGGCcggacaaggcggccgaggttgCGTCCAAGAATCTGGACAGCACGAGCGGGCCTAAGCTATCAAAGTAG
- a CDS encoding uncharacterized protein (EggNog:ENOG503NX3T~TransMembrane:3 (o218-239i260-277o283-304i)~COG:Q), with translation MGSGGTTTTDDGDAIAEHLDIVVLGAGISGINAAHVLRERLPHRAVTVLEARSVVGGTWSFFRYPGFRSDSYTSTFGFRWHPWPHDRKIAAAEDIAAYVEDAARADGSLDGIRFRHRVVGCEWRDEDAFWRLRVRVGDGDEDGQQGSGGDGDGGVVTKTKVLAANFVIACTGYYSYERALDAPIPGIDSFAGTVVHPQWWPAADDNDGGGLDYADKKVVLIGSGATAFTILPAMAPSVARITMLQRSPSYAVSMATRLSLVDRLLLLLLPAVWAHRLCWWKDIVFEMLATQLLLHFPAIGRWALTRRLKAEVPRDVDVGVHFNPRYNPFRQRLCMCPDGDFFKALHRDNVEVVTDSIDAVVPGGIRLASGRVLDADIIVTATGLYFEILNGIAPVVNGQPVDVGSHYAWRGGMLEGLPNMGYILGYVVQSWTPGADVMVKMLCRVMRVMESRRANKVVPVIERYKGMPSRIAVDSSSNYFVKASDRIPKVTGQGPWYGRTHWLRDAWALWFGDMDDGLVYSGGEAKKTA, from the coding sequence ATGGGCTCCgggggcaccaccaccaccgacgacggggacgccatcgccgagcacctcgacatcgtcgtcctcggcgccggcatctcGGGCATCAACGCGGCGCACGTCCTGCGCGAGCGGCTCCCGCAccgcgccgtcaccgtcctcgaggcgcgctccgtcgtcggcggcacctGGAGCTTCTTCCGCTACCCGGGCTTCCGCTCCGACTCGTACACGAGCACCTTTGGCTTCCGCTGGCACCCCTGGCCGCACGACCGCAagatcgccgccgccgaggacattgccgcctacgtcgaggacgccgcccgcgccgatgGCTCGCTCGACGGCATCCGCTTCCGCCACCGCGTCGTGGGCTGTGAGtggcgcgacgaggatgcgtTCTGGCGCCTCCGCGTCCGtgtcggcgatggtgatgaagatggccaacaaggcagcggcggcgacggcgacggcggcgtggtgacCAAGACGAAAGTCCTGGCCGCCAACTTCGTCATCGCCTGCACCGGCTACTACTCGTacgagcgcgccctcgacgcccccATCCCCGGCATCGACTCCttcgccggcaccgtcgtgcACCCGCAGTGGTggcccgccgcggacgacaacgacggcggcggcctcgactaCGCCGACAAAAAGGTCGTCCTCATCGGctccggcgccaccgccttcACCAtcctgcccgccatggccccctCCGTCGCCCGCATCACCATGCTCCAGCGCAGCCCCTCGTACGCCGTCTCCATGGCCACGcgcctctccctcgtcgaccgcctgctgctcctcctcctgcccgccgtctgGGCCCACCGCCTCTGCTGGTGGAAGGACATCGTCTTCGAGATGCTCGCCacccagctgctgctgcacttCCCCGCCATCGGCCGCTGGGCCCTCACCCGCaggctcaaggccgaggtcccgcgcgacgtcgacgtcggcgtgcACTTCAACCCACGCTACAACCCCTTCCGCCAGAGGCTCTGCATGTGTCCCGACGGCGACTTCTTCAAGGCCCTGCACCGCGACAACGTCGAGGTCGTGACCGactccatcgacgccgtcgtccccggcggcatccgcctcgcctcgggccgcgtcctcgacgccgacatcatcgtcaccgccacgGGGCTCTACTTTGAGATCCTCAACGGCatcgcgcccgtcgtcaacggccagcccgtcgacgtcggcagtCACTAcgcctggcgcggcggcatgctcgagggcctgcccAACATGGGCTACATCCTCGGCTACGTCGTGCAGTCGTGgacgcccggcgccgatgtCATGGTCAAGATGCTCTGCCGCGTCATGCGCGTCATGGAATCCCGCCGCGCCAACAAGGTCGTCCCCGTCATCGAGCGCTACAAGGGCATGCCGAGCCGCATCGCCGTTGACTCCAGCAGCAACTACTTTGTCAAGGCCTCCGACAGGATACCAAAGGTCACCGGCCAGGGCCCCTGGTACGGCCGCACACATTGGCTGAGGGATGCCTGGGCCTTGTGGTTTGGAGACATGGACGACGGCTTGGTGTacagtggcggcgaggccaagaagactGCGTAG
- a CDS encoding uncharacterized protein (EggNog:ENOG503P2RC~COG:S): MSSFAAKRKARVIKVADEGDAEVALASAESGSGTDEPLKPSSGAKFARKPFRQSGLRKSFNPADDDTPSTGGDEAKDDEDDGPVVVRPSIARAGSKHKKKVQKPRVSFGGDAGDAENGDADEPSTPKKAPLGMKAMENSAAKRGVPLRGLPTRSLHDDDDRPRYSKEYLSELQSSTPNTPRDISTLHIGDADEMELDASELEGALVVDSPAPSPKPATQILSEAEIREKKERRARLAKEQGFLSVEDDDEEDRFGKKKDDTRLQREDEDLGEGFDDYVEDGGLSLGKRATKERRKKERQQMAELISAAEGHTSDSSSDSDAERRIAYESAQTRAGLDGLKKPTKGKSDDVPRVPPKITPLPSLGECIAKLQASLKSMEQDIQTKNARVEQLRKEKQEILAREAEVQALLDETGRKYQEAMGKGTTQPAPIAAGTTQVSLDLGGERGLESLGTTPRRADQEDVDML; this comes from the exons ATGAGCTCGTTCGCGGCAAAGCGCAAGGCGCGCGTCATTAAAgttgccgacgagggcgatgctGAAGTCGCGCTTGCTTCGGCAGAATCTGGCAGTGGGACAGATG AGCCTTTAAAGCCATCTTCTGGTGCAAAGTTTGCGCGGAAACCGTTTCGCCAGTCGGGTCTGCGCAAAAGCTTCAATCCTGCCGATGACGACACCCCAAGCACCGGTGGCGATGAagccaaggacgacgaggacgacgggccggtggtggtgcggccCAGCATCGCACGAGCAGGCTCCAAACACAAGAAGAAGGTCCAAAAGCCGAGGGTTTCGTTCGGCGGTGACGCTGGCGACGCAGAAAATGGAGACGCTGACGAGCCGAGCACACCCAAAAAGGCTCCCCTAGGGATGAAGGCCATGGAAAACAGCGCGGCAAAGCGCGGCGTTCCTCTACGAGGGCTCCCGACACGCTCCCTgcacgatgatgacgataGGCCAAGGTACAGCAAGGAGTACCTGAGCGAGCTGCAGTCGTCAACACCCAACACACCTCGCGATATCTCCACCCTGCACattggcgacgccgacgagatggagCTGGATGCCAGCGAGCTGGAGGGCGCACTGGTCGTCGActctcccgcgccgtcgcccaagCCCGCGACGCAGATCCTTTCCGAAGCTGAAATAcgcgagaagaaggagcggcgggcgcggctaGCCAAGGAGCAAGGGTTCCTctccgtcgaggacgacgacgaggaggaccgcTTCGGGAAGAAAAAGGACGACACCCGGCTGCAGCGTGAGGACGAAGACCTGGGCGAGGGATTCGACGACTacgtcgaggatggcggtCTATCGCTCGGCAAGCGCGCGACCAAGGAGAGGCGGAAGAAGGAGCGCCAGCAAATGGCCGAGCTGATATCCGCCGCGGAGGGCCACACATCGGACTCGTCGTCagacagcgacgccgagcggcgCATCGCCTACGAGTCAGCACAGACGAGAGCAGGCCTTGACGGACTGAAGAAGCCCACGAAAGGCAAGTCCGATGACGTCCCGCGGGTGCCGCCCAAGATTACGCCGCTGCCAAGCTTGGGGGAGTGCATAGCCAAGCTGCAGGCCAGTCTGAAGAGCATGGAGCAGGATATCCAGACCAAGAACGCGAGGGTCGAacagctgcgcaaggagaaGCAAGAAATCCTGGctcgcgaggccgaggtacaggcgctgctggacgagaCGGGGCGCAAGTATCAAGAGGCGATGGGCAAGGGCACGACGCAGCCTGCGCCGATTGCCGCGGGGACGACACAGGTCTCGCTGGACCTGGGCGGGGAACGCGGCCTGGAGAGCCTGGGAAcgacgcctcggcgcgcGGACCAGGAGGACGTCGACATGTTGTGA
- a CDS encoding uncharacterized protein (COG:A~EggNog:ENOG503P71Q): MAPPQPELKKYLDKRLFVQLNGSRKVTGVLRGYDVFLNIVLDEAVEETDGQGRKNIGMVVIRGNSVVMLEAMERIPGDERGGR; encoded by the exons ATGGCGCCCCCTCAGCCCGAGCTCAAGAAA TACCTCGACAAGAGACTGTTTGTCCAGTTGAACGGCAGTCGCAAGGTTACGGGCGTCCTGCGAGGCTACGAT GTGTTCCTGAACattgtcctcgacgaggctgtcgaggagacggacggacagggCCGAAAAAACATTGGCATGGTG GTCATTCGCGGCAACTCAGTGGTGATGCTCGAGGCGATGGAGAGAATCCcgggcgacgagcgaggcggaCGATGA
- a CDS encoding uncharacterized protein (EggNog:ENOG503NY8Y), whose protein sequence is MSSSSEIASGTPAQPQPQQQPQQQQQQQQEAPPWWAAFPEPKAACPRLEAADVMQLLESHASLGAHSDRSFLLVDVRRADWEGGTVASSINLPAQTLYQTRPVVYQLCRQAGVKTIIFYCGSSSGRGPRCAGWMQDYLNEMGEASVTAAILKGGIKGWQKAYGGRMMDAYDPKFWSSSEGP, encoded by the exons atgtcgtcgtcaagtGAAATCGCCAGCGGGACtcccgcgcagccgcagccgcagcagcagccgcagcaacaacagcaacagcaacaagaGGCACCGCCGTGGTGGGCGGCCTTCCCCGAACCAAAGGCCGCCTGCccccgcctcgaggccgccgacgtgatgcagctgctcgagagCCACGCCTCGCTCGGCGCACACAGCGACAGGAGCttcctgctcgtcgacgtccgccgcgccgactgggagggcggcaccgtcgcctcctccatcaACCTCCCCGCCCAGACGCTGTACCAgacccgccccgtcgtctACCAGCtgtgcaggcaggccggcgtcaagACTATCATCTTTTACTGCG GGAGCTCGAGCGGAAGAGGCCCCCGCTGCGCGGGCTGGATGCAAGACTACCTCAACGAgatgggcgaggcgagcgtcacggccgccatcctcaaggGCGGCATCAAAGGGTGGCAGAAGGCGTACGGCGGGAGGATGATGGACGCCTACGACCCAAAGTtctggagcagcagcgagggcCCGTAA